A stretch of Homo sapiens chromosome 12, GRCh38.p14 Primary Assembly DNA encodes these proteins:
- the GDF11 gene encoding growth/differentiation factor 11 preproprotein, with the protein MVLAAPLLLGFLLLALELRPRGEAAEGPAAAAAAAAAAAAAGVGGERSSRPAPSVAPEPDGCPVCVWRQHSRELRLESIKSQILSKLRLKEAPNISREVVKQLLPKAPPLQQILDLHDFQGDALQPEDFLEEDEYHATTETVISMAQETDPAVQTDGSPLCCHFHFSPKVMFTKVLKAQLWVYLRPVPRPATVYLQILRLKPLTGEGTAGGGGGGRRHIRIRSLKIELHSRSGHWQSIDFKQVLHSWFRQPQSNWGIEINAFDPSGTDLAVTSLGPGAEGLHPFMELRVLENTKRSRRNLGLDCDEHSSESRCCRYPLTVDFEAFGWDWIIAPKRYKANYCSGQCEYMFMQKYPHTHLVQQANPRGSAGPCCTPTKMSPINMLYFNDKQQIIYGKIPGMVVDRCGCS; encoded by the exons aTGGTGCTCGCGGCCCCGCTGCTGCTGGGCTTCCTGCTCCTCGCCCTGGAGCTGCGGCCCCGGGGGGAGGCGGCCGAGGgccccgcggcggcggcggcggcggcggcggcggcggcagcggcggggGTCGGGGGGGAGCGCTCCAGCCGGCCAGCCCCGTCCGTGGCGCCCGAGCCGGACGGCTGCCCCGTGTGCGTTTGGCGGCAGCACAGCCGCGAGCTGCGCCTAGAGAGCATCAAGTCGCAGATCTTGAGCAAACTGCGGCTCAAGGAGGCGCCCAACATCAGCCGCGAGGTGGTGAAGCAGCTGCTGCCCAAGGCGCCGCCGCTGCAGCAGATCCTGGACCTACACGACTTCCAGGGCGACGCGCTGCAGCCcgaggacttcctggaggaggacgAGTACCACGCCACCACCGAGACCGTCATTAGCATGGCCCAGGAGA CGGACCCAGCAGTACAGACAGATGGCAGCCCTCTCTGCTGCCATTTTCACTTCAGCCCCAAGGTGATGTTCACAAAGGTACTGAAGGCCCAGCTGTGGGTGTACCTACGGCCTGTACCCCGCCCAGCCACAGTCTACCTGCAGATCTTGCGACTAAAACCCCTAACTGGGGAAGGGACCGCAGGGGGAGGGGGCGGAGGCCGGCGTCACATCCGTATCCGCTCACTGAAGATTGAGCTGCACTCACGCTCAGGCCATTGGCAGAGCATCGACTTCAAGCAAGTGCTACACAGCTGGTTCCGCCAGCCACAGAGCAACTGGGGCATCGAGATCAACGCCTTTGATCCCAGTGGCACAGACCTGGCTGTCACCTCCCTGGGGCCGGGAGCCGAGGGGCTG CATCCATTCATGGAGCTTCGAGTCCTAGAGAACACAAAACGTTCCCGGCGGAACCTGGGTCTGGACTGCGACGAGCACTCAAGCGAGTCCCGCTGCTGCCGATATCCCCTCACAGTGGACTTTGAGGCTTTCGGCTGGGACTGGATCATCGCACCTAAGCGCTACAAGGCCAACTACTGCTCCGGCCAGTGCGAGTACATGTTCATGCAAAAATATCCGCATACCCATTTGGTGCAGCAGGCCAATCCAAGAGGCTCTGCTGGGCCCTGTTGTACCCCCACCAAGATGTCCCCAATCAACATGCTCTACTTCAATGACAAGCAGCAGATTATCTACGGCAAGATccctggcatggtggtggatcGCTGTGGCTGCTCTTAA